The Methanoplanus sp. FWC-SCC4 genome has a window encoding:
- a CDS encoding PAS domain S-box protein — protein sequence MDSDKKRILNTEKYIRQSDIFNITTAIHDEYAIDEINSEFFDVIVYFTSENSDPEMILDEISSENSLFILVTENEFSYQVPETKKCKIVELTAGKLNDIDFSDFIEHSVSLYKIERALLLNSKKNKLFFENAPVSNVILDNSGAIIASNKNWKKISGYTDQDINGNLFSGLLSDNDRETFNKFLNNVTKEKKENKIELKIKRKNKQEISSIIYAAPLPYQKEKSGQILFSIIDITLKNASHQGLINKMRIFDALGSSINYLTKTNSIHQDLNNILRIIGVSLDSCRVSLFKTDSGGFIKKYEWTSKNYDFLPDSEILIKEIAENCDEEPISDKLTSEPFSIYIDDKTDNPNNEILKRNEISSFISIPLNINNEFRGFLKVDICNERKEWNQEEIDALTVSSDIIGLILGLKHFELKSRRILDGFVDAVAIIEDDGNIKYANEKAREIFSIYNNYPEKENIKDIFPETISKKLTANIKETLKSGKTISNEFHILKNNSDLWMNIIIQKNQHSKIKQNIILYGRDITEKKIFENRLLLTQLSVETFPDFVYYADEPGNIVYSNKAACLFGGYSKDEILEKDIYDLDGSFTTDTWKKHWNRLKKEKNIILNSKHKKSTGESYPVEIAYSFVKMGTSEFLCMYARNRSDEENKKP from the coding sequence GTGGATTCTGATAAAAAACGAATCTTAAATACTGAAAAGTACATCAGACAATCCGATATTTTTAATATCACTACTGCAATTCACGACGAATATGCAATAGATGAGATAAATAGTGAATTCTTTGATGTCATCGTTTATTTTACATCTGAAAATTCCGATCCGGAAATGATTCTGGATGAGATATCTTCCGAAAATTCACTTTTTATTTTAGTCACAGAAAATGAATTCAGCTACCAGGTCCCTGAAACAAAGAAATGTAAAATCGTGGAACTTACGGCCGGTAAACTCAACGATATTGATTTTTCAGACTTTATTGAACACTCCGTCTCCTTATACAAAATTGAAAGGGCTCTGCTTTTAAATTCCAAAAAAAATAAACTATTTTTTGAGAATGCTCCTGTTTCAAATGTGATTCTTGATAATTCGGGCGCAATAATTGCATCCAATAAAAACTGGAAAAAAATATCCGGCTATACCGATCAGGACATAAATGGAAATTTGTTCTCAGGTCTGCTTTCTGATAATGACAGAGAAACCTTTAACAAATTCCTGAATAATGTCACAAAAGAAAAAAAAGAAAACAAAATTGAATTAAAAATAAAAAGAAAAAACAAACAGGAAATAAGCTCAATCATTTATGCTGCCCCTCTCCCTTATCAAAAAGAAAAATCCGGACAAATATTATTCTCAATAATTGATATAACGCTTAAAAATGCCTCACATCAGGGACTCATTAATAAAATGCGGATCTTTGATGCCTTAGGCTCCTCAATAAATTATCTGACCAAGACAAATTCTATTCATCAGGATCTAAACAATATTCTAAGAATTATTGGTGTATCACTTGACTCATGCAGAGTATCACTGTTCAAAACAGATTCGGGAGGATTTATCAAAAAATATGAATGGACCAGCAAAAACTATGACTTTCTTCCTGACAGTGAAATTTTAATCAAAGAAATTGCTGAAAACTGTGATGAAGAGCCAATATCAGATAAACTTACATCAGAACCTTTTTCCATTTATATTGATGACAAAACAGATAACCCGAATAATGAAATTCTGAAAAGAAACGAAATTTCATCATTCATTTCAATACCTCTAAATATTAACAATGAATTCAGAGGATTTCTAAAGGTCGATATATGCAATGAGAGAAAAGAATGGAATCAGGAAGAAATTGATGCTCTGACTGTATCCTCAGATATTATCGGACTCATACTGGGATTAAAACATTTTGAATTAAAAAGCAGAAGGATACTTGACGGTTTTGTTGATGCTGTTGCTATAATTGAAGATGACGGAAACATAAAGTACGCAAATGAGAAGGCCAGGGAAATTTTTAGTATATACAATAATTACCCCGAAAAAGAGAATATCAAAGATATTTTTCCAGAAACAATTTCAAAAAAATTAACCGCCAACATAAAAGAGACACTCAAATCAGGCAAAACAATATCAAATGAATTCCATATCCTAAAAAATAACTCTGATTTATGGATGAATATAATAATTCAAAAAAATCAGCATTCAAAGATCAAACAGAATATAATTCTTTATGGAAGGGATATAACTGAAAAGAAAATTTTTGAGAACAGACTTCTTTTAACCCAGTTATCTGTTGAAACCTTTCCGGATTTTGTGTATTATGCAGACGAACCGGGAAATATTGTATATTCAAATAAAGCCGCATGCCTTTTTGGGGGATATTCAAAAGATGAAATTTTGGAAAAAGATATTTACGATTTGGATGGTTCATTCACCACGGATACATGGAAAAAACACTGGAACAGGCTGAAAAAAGAAAAAAACATCATTCTGAATTCAAAACATAAAAAAAGTACAGGTGAATCATACCCGGTTGAAATTGCATATTCATTTGTTAAAATGGGAACCAGTGAATTTTTGTGCATGTATGCACGAAACCGGTCAGATGAAGAAAATAAAAAACCCTGA